The segment GGTTTAATGGCGTAAAATCAATTGCATTTAGTCCTGATGGGAAATGGCTTGCCTGTGGTAATGATGATTATACGATTAAAGTTTGGGCGTTAGAAACTGGACAGGAACTTTATACTCTCATGGGACATTCAAGTTCGGTAAATCAATTGTCTTTAGTCGAGATGGGCA is part of the Coleofasciculus chthonoplastes PCC 7420 genome and harbors:
- a CDS encoding WD40 repeat domain-containing protein produces the protein MAIKNGSEMGILAKNFAWFNGVKSIAFSPDGKWLACGNDDYTIKVWALETGQELYTLMGHSSSVNQLSLVEMG